One genomic window of Planctomycetaceae bacterium includes the following:
- the pyrR gene encoding bifunctional pyr operon transcriptional regulator/uracil phosphoribosyltransferase PyrR — protein MKKILNAVQVQTAVKRLFEAVVDQLPADRPIAVVGIRTRGETLAARIVEFLRAQGRTVEHGVLDITFYRDDLSRSRGAPLVKATEINFDLDNAWTLLVDDVLQTGRSIRAALDALHDFGRPSVVRLAVLIDRGGRELPIAADFVGKTIKAAPQDRVQVRLEENDGEEAVYIIKKD, from the coding sequence ATGAAAAAGATCCTCAACGCCGTTCAAGTCCAGACCGCGGTCAAACGTCTATTTGAGGCCGTCGTCGACCAATTGCCCGCCGACCGCCCCATTGCCGTTGTCGGCATCCGCACGCGCGGCGAGACGCTGGCCGCACGGATCGTCGAGTTTCTGCGCGCCCAGGGGCGCACGGTCGAGCACGGCGTGCTGGACATCACCTTCTATCGCGACGATCTGTCCCGCAGCCGCGGGGCCCCGCTGGTCAAGGCCACCGAGATCAACTTCGACCTCGACAACGCCTGGACGCTGCTGGTCGACGACGTGCTGCAGACCGGTCGGAGCATCCGCGCGGCGCTGGACGCCCTGCACGATTTCGGACGCCCCAGCGTCGTCCGCCTGGCGGTCTTGATCGACCGCGGCGGGCGCGAGTTGCCCATCGCGGCCGATTTCGTCGGAAAAACCATCAAGGCGGCCCCCCAGGACCGCGTACAGGTCCGACTGGAAGAAAACGATGGCGAAGAAGCTGTCTACATCATCAAGAAAGACTAA
- a CDS encoding radical SAM protein has protein sequence MVSPLGKKLRLFRAWSSRHPVWCAWQVTYRCNFRCRFCSYWHDPAGLAAEHPVSDYETGSAKLARWGSLLVSLAGGEPLLRHDLPEIVRAVGRYHFPFVTTNGWLATAAVADALMAAGLWGVSISIDYADPARHDKARHAPGAWEQAWRAVEMFSKARRHKWQRVNVIAVLMQDNLDDIAPLIEMAARRNAYFMVQPYGHLKTGSRSHAHDDGPVSQYLVNLRKTCPNFLSNPWYLGQFDRFLRGGVPDCRAGRAFFNIDATGEVAICVERRHDPVGNLYTDHPQVIMDRLRRASENNPCTECWYNCRGETESLYRPEALIASLPTLFYDRGAPVQDKD, from the coding sequence ATGGTCAGCCCCCTTGGAAAAAAACTGAGATTATTTCGTGCCTGGAGTTCCAGGCACCCCGTCTGGTGCGCCTGGCAGGTCACCTACCGATGCAATTTCCGCTGCCGCTTCTGCAGCTACTGGCACGACCCGGCAGGCCTGGCCGCCGAACACCCCGTCAGCGACTACGAAACCGGAAGCGCCAAACTCGCCCGCTGGGGCTCCCTGCTGGTATCGCTGGCCGGCGGCGAACCGCTCCTGCGACACGACCTGCCCGAGATCGTCCGGGCCGTCGGGCGTTACCACTTCCCCTTTGTCACCACCAATGGATGGCTGGCCACGGCCGCCGTGGCCGATGCCCTGATGGCCGCGGGGCTCTGGGGCGTCTCGATCAGCATCGACTACGCCGACCCCGCCCGCCACGACAAGGCCCGCCACGCCCCGGGCGCCTGGGAGCAGGCCTGGCGGGCGGTCGAGATGTTCAGCAAGGCCCGGCGCCACAAGTGGCAGCGGGTCAACGTCATCGCCGTGCTCATGCAGGACAACCTCGACGACATCGCCCCGCTGATCGAGATGGCCGCGAGGCGAAACGCCTATTTCATGGTCCAGCCGTACGGGCACCTCAAGACCGGCTCGCGGTCTCACGCCCACGACGACGGACCGGTCTCGCAATACCTCGTCAACCTCCGCAAGACGTGCCCGAACTTCCTGTCCAATCCCTGGTACCTCGGCCAGTTCGACCGCTTCCTGCGCGGCGGCGTGCCCGACTGCCGGGCCGGGCGGGCGTTCTTCAACATCGACGCCACCGGCGAGGTGGCGATCTGCGTCGAACGACGGCACGATCCGGTGGGCAATCTCTATACCGATCATCCGCAAGTCATCATGGACCGCCTCCGCCGCGCGTCGGAAAATAACCCCTGCACCGAATGCTGGTACAACTGCCGCGGCGAAACCGAAAGTCTATACCGCCCCGAGGCGCTGATCGCGTCCTTGCCGACGTTGTTCTATGATCGAGGCGCGCCGGTCCAAGACAAAGACTGA
- a CDS encoding AtpZ/AtpI family protein has translation MNEHRHPVWRYGPVGLEFGVTVAGCALLGVWVDRRLNWAPTATIVLTIVGFAGGLWRLLRQVKSLSDDHDRKST, from the coding sequence ATGAACGAACACAGGCATCCGGTTTGGCGCTACGGTCCGGTGGGCCTGGAGTTCGGCGTGACGGTTGCGGGTTGTGCTTTGCTGGGCGTATGGGTGGATCGGCGACTGAACTGGGCTCCGACGGCTACGATCGTGTTGACGATTGTGGGTTTCGCCGGCGGGCTTTGGCGGTTACTGAGGCAGGTGAAGAGCCTGTCGGACGACCATGACAGGAAGTCGACCTGA
- a CDS encoding F0F1 ATP synthase subunit A: MIDHPWPHGQVTLGPLTLTLMSSGIATMILVAVLLSIVVPVLVRRRAETPHGGYNFVEAIVVFVRDMIARPALGDRAYRYLPLLLTLFVFILGLNLIGLVPISSLLRMAGLDAHLLGGPTTSVPAITGALAMVSLAAILIGGLWESAHRQHLARGWPVWLCVAMSPLLWAWSITPKVPGVAGVMLAPLLMVLEVLGALVKVFALMIRLFANMLSGHTMIAILVMLGLQALDNALRENLAMVPLSVLPILGGVLINLLDVLVAVLQAYIFTFLSAIYLGLYAGGGH; the protein is encoded by the coding sequence ATGATCGACCACCCTTGGCCGCACGGGCAAGTGACCCTGGGGCCGCTGACGCTGACGCTGATGTCCAGCGGAATAGCGACGATGATCCTGGTGGCGGTTCTGCTGTCGATCGTGGTTCCGGTGCTGGTCCGGCGCAGGGCGGAAACGCCTCATGGCGGATACAACTTTGTTGAAGCGATCGTGGTGTTCGTCCGGGACATGATCGCCCGCCCGGCGCTGGGAGACCGCGCGTATCGCTATCTGCCTCTGCTGCTGACGCTGTTCGTGTTCATCCTGGGGCTGAACCTGATCGGCCTGGTGCCCATTTCATCCCTGCTGCGGATGGCGGGTCTGGATGCTCATCTTCTGGGCGGTCCGACCACCAGCGTACCGGCGATCACGGGCGCCCTTGCGATGGTCTCGCTGGCGGCGATCCTGATCGGCGGGTTGTGGGAATCGGCCCATCGCCAGCATCTGGCCCGCGGATGGCCGGTGTGGCTGTGCGTGGCAATGTCGCCGCTGCTGTGGGCGTGGAGTATTACGCCCAAAGTCCCGGGAGTGGCCGGCGTGATGCTGGCGCCGCTACTGATGGTTCTGGAAGTGCTCGGGGCGCTGGTGAAGGTCTTTGCCCTGATGATTCGCCTGTTCGCCAACATGTTGTCCGGTCACACCATGATCGCCATCCTGGTTATGCTGGGTCTGCAGGCGCTCGATAACGCCTTGCGCGAGAACCTGGCGATGGTGCCGTTGAGCGTGCTGCCGATTCTCGGCGGCGTGCTGATCAACCTGTTGGACGTGCTGGTGGCGGTGCTTCAGGCGTATATCTTCACCTTTCTCTCTGCAATTTACCTAGGATTATATGCGGGGGGTGGCCATTGA
- the atpE gene encoding ATP synthase F0 subunit C, with product MGACLGAALAAVGAGLGIGKIGASCMDAIARQPEAGSSLFAPMVVAAAMVEGLGLFAIVVCLIALVTK from the coding sequence CTGGGCGCCTGCCTGGGTGCTGCGCTGGCTGCCGTCGGCGCGGGGTTGGGCATTGGAAAGATTGGGGCCTCCTGCATGGATGCCATCGCCCGCCAGCCCGAGGCGGGCAGTTCGCTGTTCGCTCCGATGGTGGTGGCGGCGGCGATGGTCGAGGGCCTGGGGCTCTTTGCCATCGTGGTGTGCCTGATCGCACTGGTGACCAAGTAA
- the atpF gene encoding F0F1 ATP synthase subunit B: MASTCRMMTFVAALLWAGACCADGPPLPTAQAPGAGAGGAPAERGPTQFTPGDLGQSIASLLIFAGLMAILGKYAWKPIVKQLQTREELIAQRVRRAEEAKTNAEAFLETSRAGVEKARSEAHALVAQARKESEDLRDCILHQARDEADTVAENARRDVETARRDAMAQLQVTTAELAGEIAAEALKRQIDPQQQQRLVEESLKIIRTAAGEQ, translated from the coding sequence ATGGCTTCGACGTGCAGGATGATGACGTTTGTCGCGGCCCTGCTGTGGGCGGGTGCATGCTGCGCCGACGGGCCGCCTTTGCCGACGGCGCAGGCGCCCGGAGCGGGCGCCGGCGGCGCGCCGGCGGAACGTGGCCCCACGCAGTTCACCCCCGGCGACCTGGGGCAATCGATCGCTTCGCTGCTGATCTTCGCCGGGCTGATGGCGATTCTGGGCAAATATGCCTGGAAGCCCATCGTCAAGCAACTTCAGACGCGCGAGGAACTCATCGCCCAGCGCGTGCGCCGGGCCGAGGAAGCCAAGACCAACGCCGAGGCGTTCCTGGAAACCAGCCGCGCCGGCGTCGAAAAGGCCCGTAGCGAGGCCCATGCCCTGGTGGCCCAGGCCCGCAAGGAATCCGAAGACCTGCGCGACTGCATCCTCCACCAGGCGCGCGACGAAGCCGACACCGTCGCTGAAAATGCCCGCCGCGACGTCGAGACCGCCCGCCGAGACGCCATGGCCCAACTGCAGGTGACCACCGCGGAATTGGCCGGCGAAATTGCCGCCGAGGCCCTCAAACGGCAGATCGATCCTCAGCAGCAGCAGCGGCTGGTTGAGGAATCGCTCAAGATCATTCGCACTGCCGCCGGAGAACAGTGA
- the atpH gene encoding ATP synthase F1 subunit delta has translation MSAASRDMSADAQTRTRRCADALLDILGADGPADRLLQELQSLDALQEEVAAMEELLIGQNLTEQRRQELIAAMFASRKQRFESPRGSLTMLRSLGQELAQAVEWRRHKLPVTLITAVPLTDEQVEDVSTQLQTALGAELRLTASVDASIVGGAVVKVGQSVYDASVAGRLRRVRDELKARLSNRRGGEQTKEGGQ, from the coding sequence ATGTCCGCCGCCTCGCGTGATATGTCCGCCGACGCCCAGACCCGGACCCGCCGCTGCGCCGATGCGCTGCTGGATATTCTCGGCGCCGACGGCCCCGCCGACCGCCTGCTCCAGGAACTCCAGTCGCTCGATGCCCTCCAGGAGGAAGTGGCGGCCATGGAGGAACTCCTGATCGGCCAGAACCTCACCGAGCAGCGGCGCCAGGAGTTGATCGCCGCGATGTTCGCCAGCCGCAAGCAGCGGTTCGAGTCGCCTCGAGGCAGTCTGACGATGCTGCGGAGCCTCGGTCAGGAACTTGCCCAGGCGGTCGAGTGGCGGCGTCACAAGCTTCCGGTGACGCTGATCACGGCCGTGCCACTGACCGACGAGCAGGTCGAGGACGTCTCCACTCAGCTTCAAACCGCCTTGGGCGCGGAGCTCAGGCTTACCGCGTCCGTCGACGCCTCGATCGTCGGCGGGGCGGTGGTAAAAGTGGGCCAGAGCGTCTACGACGCGTCGGTGGCAGGGCGCCTGCGCCGCGTGCGGGACGAATTGAAGGCCCGGCTTTCGAACCGGCGAGGGGGCGAGCAAACCAAAGAGGGTGGGCAGTGA
- the atpG gene encoding ATP synthase F1 subunit gamma, translating to MAKSREILKRRRAVGNIRTVTRAMEMVASSRYSKAHARALASQPHTAALVQLVSDVADSGGFEGEQHPLLTHNKGVSLRALLVIASSRGLCGPYNNLVLREAMRCYRRMQEQGQVELHVVGRRGVNHFRAVGITIDRVHPDLGDFPEYAQVGRLAEQFMNQYRQGRIAGLEVAFMQYHSAARQRAMCIQLLPMTEHPQGAASPKKHDAYEFTPSREEVVRHLLPATLRMQMYQCFLDAAVSEQISRMRAMRNAVENADEMLHQLTVRYNRARQQQITTELAEIIGGRMGLENAEV from the coding sequence GTGGCCAAGTCCCGCGAAATCCTGAAGCGGCGCCGCGCGGTAGGGAACATCCGCACCGTGACGCGGGCGATGGAGATGGTCGCCTCGTCGCGCTATTCCAAAGCCCACGCGCGGGCGCTGGCGTCGCAGCCGCACACCGCCGCCCTGGTGCAACTGGTCAGCGACGTCGCCGACAGCGGCGGTTTCGAGGGCGAGCAGCACCCGCTGCTGACCCATAACAAGGGCGTCTCGCTGCGGGCGCTGCTGGTGATCGCTTCCAGCCGGGGGCTGTGCGGCCCGTACAACAACCTGGTGCTGCGCGAAGCCATGCGGTGCTATCGCCGCATGCAGGAGCAAGGGCAGGTCGAACTGCACGTGGTGGGGCGGCGGGGCGTCAACCATTTCCGGGCCGTCGGCATCACGATCGATCGCGTGCATCCGGACCTGGGCGACTTTCCCGAATACGCCCAGGTCGGGCGGCTGGCCGAGCAGTTCATGAACCAGTATCGCCAGGGCCGCATCGCGGGGTTGGAAGTGGCCTTCATGCAATATCACTCTGCCGCGCGGCAGCGCGCGATGTGTATCCAGCTTCTGCCCATGACGGAGCATCCCCAGGGCGCTGCCTCGCCCAAGAAGCACGACGCCTACGAGTTCACGCCCTCGCGCGAGGAAGTCGTGCGACACCTGCTGCCGGCGACGCTGCGCATGCAGATGTACCAGTGCTTTCTCGACGCGGCCGTCAGCGAGCAGATCTCCCGCATGCGGGCGATGCGCAACGCCGTCGAGAACGCCGACGAGATGCTTCACCAACTGACCGTGCGATACAACCGCGCCCGCCAGCAGCAGATCACGACCGAACTGGCCGAGATCATCGGCGGACGCATGGGGCTGGAGAATGCCGAGGTTTGA
- the atpD gene encoding F0F1 ATP synthase subunit beta, which translates to MGNNGRIVQIIGSTFDALFEQDQVPAIYNALVVEHGDGATPVHLTGEVQQHLGGGRVRCVALGSTDGLVRGMPVRDTGKPVEVPVGKPVLGRVFNLLGEPIDGKGPVKADQYRSIHAPPPDFESLTPKSELFETGIKVIDLLAPFVRGGKTGLFGGAGLGKTVIIQELITRIATRHGGYSVFAGVGERTREGNDMWVEMQETALGNTGQKLIDRTAMVFGQMNEPPGARLRVALSALTIAEYFRDSGAETLLFIDNVFRFSQAGSEVSALLGRMPSAVGYQPTLATEMGELQERITSTKRGAITSVQAVYVPADDMTDPAAATAVTHLDAFIVLERSIVEKGIYPAVDPLASSSRILDANIVGEEHYRTARRVQEILQRYRDLQDLIAILGVDELSEEDKSTVARARRIERFLSQPFLVSEVFTGKPGNVTPLADTVRSFKEICDGKWDHLPEQAFMYVGAVEEAAEQAEKLKKQE; encoded by the coding sequence ATGGGCAACAACGGACGAATCGTTCAGATAATCGGGTCCACTTTTGACGCCCTGTTCGAGCAGGACCAGGTGCCCGCGATCTACAACGCGCTGGTCGTCGAACACGGCGACGGCGCCACGCCGGTCCACCTGACCGGCGAAGTGCAGCAGCATCTCGGCGGCGGACGCGTGCGGTGCGTGGCCCTGGGCAGCACCGACGGGCTCGTGCGGGGCATGCCCGTCCGCGACACCGGAAAGCCCGTCGAAGTGCCCGTCGGCAAGCCCGTGCTGGGGCGCGTGTTCAACCTGCTGGGCGAACCGATCGACGGCAAGGGCCCGGTCAAGGCCGACCAGTACCGCTCGATCCACGCCCCGCCGCCGGATTTCGAGTCGCTGACGCCCAAGAGCGAGCTGTTCGAGACGGGCATCAAGGTCATCGATCTGCTGGCCCCGTTCGTGCGCGGCGGCAAGACGGGCCTCTTCGGCGGGGCCGGGCTGGGCAAGACCGTCATCATCCAGGAGCTCATCACGCGCATCGCTACGCGCCACGGCGGCTACAGCGTCTTCGCCGGCGTCGGCGAGCGAACGCGCGAAGGCAACGACATGTGGGTCGAGATGCAGGAAACGGCCCTGGGCAACACCGGTCAGAAACTCATCGACCGCACGGCCATGGTCTTCGGTCAGATGAACGAACCGCCCGGGGCTCGCCTCCGCGTGGCGCTGTCGGCGCTGACGATCGCCGAATACTTCCGCGACAGCGGCGCCGAGACGCTGTTGTTCATCGACAACGTGTTCCGATTCAGCCAGGCCGGAAGCGAAGTCTCGGCCCTGCTGGGACGCATGCCCTCTGCCGTGGGGTATCAGCCCACGCTGGCCACCGAAATGGGCGAACTGCAGGAGCGTATCACCTCGACCAAGCGCGGGGCTATCACGTCAGTGCAGGCGGTGTACGTGCCCGCCGACGACATGACCGACCCGGCGGCCGCCACGGCCGTCACGCACCTGGACGCCTTCATCGTGCTGGAGCGGTCGATCGTCGAGAAGGGCATCTATCCCGCGGTGGACCCGCTGGCGAGCTCCTCGCGCATCCTCGACGCGAACATCGTCGGCGAGGAGCACTACCGCACAGCCCGGCGGGTGCAGGAGATCCTCCAGCGCTATCGCGATCTGCAGGACCTCATCGCCATCCTGGGCGTAGACGAACTGAGCGAGGAAGACAAGAGCACCGTCGCCCGAGCCCGACGCATCGAGCGGTTCCTCTCCCAGCCGTTCCTGGTCAGCGAAGTCTTCACCGGAAAGCCCGGAAACGTCACGCCGCTGGCCGACACCGTCCGATCCTTCAAGGAAATCTGCGACGGAAAGTGGGACCACCTGCCCGAAC